Proteins encoded in a region of the Buteo buteo chromosome 11, bButBut1.hap1.1, whole genome shotgun sequence genome:
- the LOC142036691 gene encoding protein C19orf12-like isoform X2, translating into MPINVDDVMQLFCHLSQEKGMKAAVKHSGRGALLAGATAFIGGLMGGPPGIAVGGAFGGLLGAWMTTGQFRPVPQILLELPPAEQQKLYDEAVVILRRLDWTDVAQLTALVMGNASLQQKLTAVLINYLSKELRADIQYGE; encoded by the exons ATGCCCATCAATGTTGATGATGTGATGCAACTGTTCTGCCATCTCTCTCAGGAGAAAGGGATGAAAGCTGCTGTCAAACACTCTGGTCGAGGAGCACTGCTGGCAGGTGCAACAGCATTTATTGGGGGCCTCATGGGAGGTCCACCTGGAATCGCTGTAG GAGGAGCATTTGGTGGATTGCTTGGTGCCTGGATGACTACTGGACAGTTCAGGCCAGTGCCTCAGATTTTATTGGAATTGCctcctgctgagcagcagaaactCTATGATGAAGCCGTTGTTATTCTCAGGCGCTTAGACTGGACTGATGTTGCTCAGCTGACTGCTCTTGTAATGGGAAATGCTAGTCTCCAGCAGAAGTTGACAGCAGTGCTGATAAATTACCTCTCCAAAGAGCTAAGAGCAGATATACAGTATGGAGAATAA
- the PLEKHF1 gene encoding pleckstrin homology domain-containing family F member 1, whose product MVDHLANTEINSQRIAAVENCFGASGQPLAVPGRVLLGEGILTKECRKKPKPRIFFLFNDILVYGSIVINKRKYNSQHIIPLEDVTLETLPDTLQMKNRWMIKTSKKSFVVSAASLTERKEWISHLEECIRHLLMKTGRQPSTEHAAPWIPDKATDICMRCMQTKFSTLTRRHHCRKCGFVVCADCSRQRFLMPRLSPKPLRVCNLCYRQLLAEKKKEADGRRLEPIRSAIPGYEPSSGDDSDKSDDDKANQWPADTAFYTSEVSWSSFHS is encoded by the coding sequence ATGGTGGACCACCTTGCAAACACTGAGATCAACAGTCAGCGCATTGCTGCTGTGGAAAACTGCTTTGGGGCTTCCGGACAGCCCTTAGCCGTGCCGGGAAGGGTCCTTCTAGGAGAAGGGATTTTAACCAAAGAATGCCGCAAGAAACCGAAGCCTCGcatattcttccttttcaaCGACATCCTTGTCTATGGCAGCATAGTCATCAACAAAAGGAAGTACAATTCCCAGCACATCATTCCTCTTGAAGATGTCACTTTGGAGACGCTGCCAGACACCTTGCAGATGAAGAACCGCTGGATGATTAAAACCTCCAAGAAGTCCTTTGTGGTTTCCGCGGCCTCCCtcacagaaaggaaggagtGGATCAGCCATCTGGAAGAGTGCATCAGGCACCTGCTGATGAAGACGGGCCGCCAGCCCTCCACGGAGCATGCAGCCCCCTGGATCCCCGACAAGGCGACGGACATCTGCATGCGCTGCATGCAGACCAAGTTCTCCACACTCACCCGAAGGCACCACTGCCGCAAGTGCGGCTTTGTCGTCTGTGCAGACTGCTCCAGGCAGAGGTTCCTGATGCCCCGACTGTCCCCCAAGCCCCTGAGGGTGTGCAACCTGTGCTACAGGCAGCTGCTGGcggaaaagaagaaggaggcAGATGGCAGGCGGCTGGAGCCGATCCGCTCTGCCATCCCAGGCTATGAACCCTCCAGTGGCGATGACAGCGACAAGTCTGACGACGACAAAGCCAACCAGTGGCCAGCAGACACAGCGTTTTATACCTCAGAAGTATCTTGGTCATCTTTCCATAGCTGA